The stretch of DNA ACGTCCCAAGCCAATCGAAATTCGTCCGAGCGAAGGCAAAAGCTAAATCATGGCGAAGAACATATGCATATTCTCGGACGGAACCGGCCAGATGGGTGGCGCCAGGCCGGACCAACGGCTATCGAATGTCTACAAAATGTATCGAGCCATGCGTCCCGGCCCAGATTCACCAATTGGCCCGAAGGACCAAGTGGCCTTTTACGACCCCGGCCTGGGAACGGGAGAGCGGGGCGGATTTTTCGGCCGGATCAAGCCGATTCTTGAAAGCGCCGTCGGAACTGGCATCGACCACAACATCATCGATTGCTACGAGCAGATCATTGCCCATTACGAGCCCGGTGATCGCGTGCTGCTGTTTGGGTTCTCTCGCGGAGGCATTGCCAACTTATTTGCACCCGGCTGAATGCGGCCTGCTCCGCGCCCGTCATGCGGTCATCTCGAGTGCGTAGCCGTTCCAAAGATCAAAGGCATCGGATCGGGCGTGGCGGTACGATGTGGCGGTAAGACGATAGCGGCGGGGACGGAAGAACATGTTGATCTGGTCATGTGCGTCCAGAAATCTCTGAGCCTGTCCGGGTGACTTGAACCGCCCCATGAGTTTCTCTCGCTTGCGGGTTGGCCGATGGGATCCTTCGATCCGGTTGTTCAAGCCCTTGTGCGCCCGATGATCAGCATTCGCCACGAGGTTGCGGATCGGCCTGATGTAACTGCGCAGCTTGTCGGTGATCACGACCCGCGGCGCGCCAAACCGGTCGATCAGCCGCTTCAAGAACCGGCTGGCGGCCTTTGCATTACGTTGCTTTTGCACGAGAATGTCGAGCACATTCCCATTCGCGTCGACTGCCCGCCAAAGCCAGAACTTCACGCCATTGATCGGAACAACGACTTCATCCAAGTGCCATTTGTCACTGGCGCCCGGCCTGTCGCGCTTGATGCAATCGGCGAAATGGCGGCCAAACCGGTTCACCCAGTTCCGGACGGTTTCCCGGCTGACCATCACGCCGCGTTCGGCCAGCAGATCCTCGACATCTGCCGTGCTCAGCGCAAACCGATGGTAAGCCCAGACGGCATAGGAGATGATCTCGCGGGGAAAACGAAAGCCCTTCAGGCGTCGAATTGTCGGCACGGTTTTCATGATGACCGCCTATCCCGACGGAACCCCGTGATCAACTTGGCAATGCCATGGAAACTCTTGGACGATTCCTATTTCGGGGCGCGGCTGGAAAACTGGCTGGTCACGCTCAGGAAGATGAACTGCGTCGTGATCATGATGACGCAATATCCGAGCCAGTTGCGGGAGTCCCGCGTCGGCAAGACCATCGTCGAGACAGTCCCAACGCAGATCCTCTTCCCGAACGACCGCGCCACCATCTCCGACTACGACTTCCTGCGCGTGAACGCCAAGGAAGCGGCCCTCCTCGTTCAGCCCACCATCGGTCAACGCATCGCGCTTGTCCGCTCGGCGGGCGACAGCGTCTTCGTCGATGCCGATCTCTCCGCCCTCGGCACCCTCCTTCCCATCCTTGGCGGCGGTGCCACCGGCGAGGCCCGCGTACCCGCCGATTGGCGCGCCAACCCCGATTTCTGGAGACATGTCCTATGAGTTCGAAACCCCTCCTGGCGCTCTGCGCCGCAGCGGGCCTTCTCGCCGCTTGCGAGACGTACACCGAAAAAACCTCGCTCTGCTTCGGGCGCAATGGCGAGCCGCAGGTCACGCGGTCCGCGTTTTCGGTCTCGACCATGGGCGCACCGGCTCAGGAGACGGCCCAACCCGACTGCCGTTTCGAGCCCCTGCCCCGTCCGGAATGAACCGTGCGGCACTCATATCCGCCGGGCTCTGCTTCGGCCTCGGCGCCCTACCCGCGCATGCCCAGGGCGTGCCGACGCAGGACAATTCCGCGATCGGGCGCGCCATTGCGCGCGTAGCGGCACTGGCCGAGGATCTAGGCGTCCAGCAGGACAAGGATCGCACCGAGTCCACACTGGCCGATGTCCAGGCCGACCAGTTGCGCGTTCTCGAAGAGATGACGGCGGCCATCACCGGCCCCGGATTTGATATTCGCGCGCTTGAGGGCAATGCGGATTTCGGGGTGGCGGCGGTCTATCCCAATATTGACCCAAACCCGATGAACAGCCGTCTCTTCGGCGAAGGCCGTGAGACCGTCGAGATGATGATCGTCGAGGTCGCGGGCGAATTCGCTGGCGCACCCGGTGTGGCCCGCGCCGGTCTCTCAGCCACCCAGTGGCGCTGCCTCTTCCAGGCGCTAATCAAACAGGAGAGCCGCTTCAACGTCGCTGCCGAAAGCCCGGTCGGCGCCTATGGCCTGACCCAACTCATGCCCGGCACCGCCTCCGATCTCGGCGTCGACCGCTATGACGTGAAAGACAACCTGCGCGGCGGCGCACATTACATCACCACGCAGCTCAACCGCTTCGGCAACATTCCTCATGCGCTCGCGGCCTATAACGCCGGACCCGGTCGGGTCATCGAATATGGCGGCGTACCGCCCTTTGCCGAAACCCAGGGCTACGTGCGCAACATCTCGAAGTTTTACAACGAGTATCTCGCCGTGGTGGGCGGCGCCCACGCGCTTGGCACGCTCTCACCTTCAGACTTTGCGCTCGCCGAATATGCCAGCATCTCCGAGGCCGGCGTCTATTACGCCGCCGACAGTTCGGCGACCACCGAGCAGGTTATCAACCGTCTGCGCGCCATCATCCTGCAGATCGAT from Leisingera daeponensis DSM 23529 encodes:
- a CDS encoding T6SS phospholipase effector Tle1-like catalytic domain-containing protein — its product is MAKNICIFSDGTGQMGGARPDQRLSNVYKMYRAMRPGPDSPIGPKDQVAFYDPGLGTGERGGFFGRIKPILESAVGTGIDHNIIDCYEQIIAHYEPGDRVLLFGFSRGGIANLFAPG
- a CDS encoding IS6 family transposase, translated to MKTVPTIRRLKGFRFPREIISYAVWAYHRFALSTADVEDLLAERGVMVSRETVRNWVNRFGRHFADCIKRDRPGASDKWHLDEVVVPINGVKFWLWRAVDANGNVLDILVQKQRNAKAASRFLKRLIDRFGAPRVVITDKLRSYIRPIRNLVANADHRAHKGLNNRIEGSHRPTRKREKLMGRFKSPGQAQRFLDAHDQINMFFRPRRYRLTATSYRHARSDAFDLWNGYALEMTA
- a CDS encoding lytic transglycosylase domain-containing protein, with the translated sequence MNRAALISAGLCFGLGALPAHAQGVPTQDNSAIGRAIARVAALAEDLGVQQDKDRTESTLADVQADQLRVLEEMTAAITGPGFDIRALEGNADFGVAAVYPNIDPNPMNSRLFGEGRETVEMMIVEVAGEFAGAPGVARAGLSATQWRCLFQALIKQESRFNVAAESPVGAYGLTQLMPGTASDLGVDRYDVKDNLRGGAHYITTQLNRFGNIPHALAAYNAGPGRVIEYGGVPPFAETQGYVRNISKFYNEYLAVVGGAHALGTLSPSDFALAEYASISEAGVYYAADSSATTEQVINRLRAIILQIDAQPNAKAAWELNTYAKAEIGRILNLRVRLMAASQQREAAYAQHLVADRLAERDFMQMGVPE